A genome region from Bacteroidales bacterium includes the following:
- a CDS encoding ATP-binding protein, which translates to MKNIYQEKQRWKFLLFLMAVAIGVGSLFYTNQLIRQLSAEEEKKVMLWAEATRKLASPEPDGTDFSFLLQVVQDNTTVPVILVDHKGEIVAWRNLDSLKVSRYGYLEKELAEMKTQHDPIVIEIGGGEKNYIYYKNSILLTRLTLYPFVQLGVITLFILVSYIAFSASRKAEQNKVWVGLTKETAHQLGTPTSSLLAWAEILRDRNAAPDI; encoded by the coding sequence ATGAAGAACATCTACCAGGAGAAACAGCGCTGGAAATTTCTGCTATTCCTTATGGCAGTTGCTATTGGCGTTGGTTCTCTTTTCTATACGAACCAGCTGATCAGGCAACTTTCTGCTGAAGAAGAGAAAAAAGTAATGCTCTGGGCCGAAGCCACCAGGAAGCTGGCTTCCCCGGAACCTGATGGCACGGATTTCAGTTTTCTGCTTCAGGTGGTACAGGATAATACGACGGTTCCGGTGATCCTAGTGGATCACAAGGGAGAAATAGTTGCCTGGAGAAATCTGGACTCACTGAAAGTTTCCAGGTATGGATATCTTGAAAAGGAACTGGCTGAAATGAAAACCCAGCACGATCCTATAGTTATTGAAATCGGAGGAGGGGAGAAGAATTATATCTATTACAAAAATTCCATTCTGCTTACCAGGCTTACCTTGTATCCATTCGTGCAACTGGGAGTTATCACCCTGTTTATTCTGGTGTCGTATATTGCATTCAGTGCGTCGCGTAAAGCCGAGCAGAACAAGGTATGGGTGGGCTTGACCAAGGAAACGGCACATCAACTGGGAACCCCGACATCTTCTCTCCTGGCCTGGGCGGAAATTCTGAGGGATCGGAATGCAGCGCCCGATATCAT